The Castanea sativa cultivar Marrone di Chiusa Pesio chromosome 11, ASM4071231v1 genome contains a region encoding:
- the LOC142616190 gene encoding uncharacterized protein LOC142616190, whose translation MAFMDDPMIRLSEEDARRLYHPHDNALAVSIQIGDYSTHRVLVDNGSSVDVLYYPAFQKMRIGRERLIPTDAPLIGFGGTRVYLLGVVTLPVIVGDYPQQITKDVTFLIVDYSSAYNAILGPYPQFMEGYNLHLPPEGQVTH comes from the coding sequence ATGGCATTCATGGACGACCCCATGATCAGGCTCTCAGAAGAAGATGCTCGACGTCTCTATCACCCACATGACAATGCGCTTGCTGTAAGTATACAGATTGGTGACTACAGCACTCATAGGGTCCTAGTAGATAACGGTAGCTCTGTCGATGTACTTTACTACCCGGCATTCCAGAAAATGAGGATTGGTAGAGAACGATTGATTCCAACTGACGCACCACTGATTGGGTTTGGAGGAACAAGGGTGTACCTACTAGGCGTGGTCACCTTGCCTGTCATAGTTGGCGATTACCCCCAACAGATCACAAAGGATGTTACGTTCCTGATAGTAGACTACTCATCTGCTTACAATGCTATTTTGGGTCCCTACCCTCAGTTCATGGAAGGCTATAACCTCCACTTACCACCTGAAGGTCAAGTTACCCACTAA
- the LOC142616189 gene encoding uncharacterized protein LOC142616189, which translates to MTPGTFFYEAPEVANWEDSWIMLRHLGSQLSLPWVCIGDFNEITRVQERSGGCIWPESQMQVFRDCLDVYGLKDLGFTGLPFTWCNRPNKPFKFESMWLIDEQCKEVVHSAWDIGPMGNQMENVLLKVSNCQSLLSTWNKEVFRNVCILLAQKRKQLVKAEASSMVGSNHDRVKSLSEEIKNLMKLEECMWSQRAKSDWLKYGDQNTKYFDCRSLKRNKRNFIVGLKNEVRDWIENEGKIGDMIVNYYLVLFTSSNPLSLDSVLCGVEPRVSPSMNVDLDRPFEASEV; encoded by the exons ATGACGCCTGGTACATTTTTCTACGAAGCCCCTGAAGTTGCCAATTGGGAAGACTCTTGGATTATGCTGCGACACCTTGGGTCTCAATTGAGTCTACCATGGGTTTGTATtggagattttaatgagattacTCGAGTACAGGAGAGGTCTGGTGGGTGTATTTGGCCTGAGAGTCAAATGCAagtttttagagattgtttagACGTCTATGGGCTAAAGGATTTGGGCTTCACGGGTCTTCCGTTCACTTGGTGTAACCG GCCTAACAAACCCTTCAAGTTCGAGTCCATGTGGTTAATTGATGAGCAATGTAAGGAAGTAGTTCACTCAGCCTGGGATATAGGTCCAATGGGCAATCAAATGGAAAATGTCTTGTTGAAGGTTAGTAACTGTCAATCCCTTTTGAGTACCTGGAATAAGGAAGTTTTTCGAAATGTCTGCATTTTATTGGCTCAGAAAAGAAAGCAGTTGGTTAAGGCTGAGGCTTCATCTATGGTGGGGAGTAACCATGACAGAGTGAAGTCCCTAAGTGAGGagataaaaaatttgatgaagttAGAGGAATGTATGTGGAGCCAGAGGGCTAAGTCGGACTGGTTGAAGTATGGtgatcaaaatacaaaatatttcgaTTGCCGATCCTTAAAAAGGAATAAGAGAAATTTCATAGTAGGCCTAAAGAACGAAGTTCGTGACTGGATAGAAAATGAGGGCAAAATTGGTGATATGATTGTTAATTACTACTTGGTTTTGTTTACTTCCTCAAATCCCCTATCTCTAGACTCGGTTTTGTGTGGGGTTGAACCAAGAGTCAGCCCATCCATGAATGTAGACTTGGATAGACCTTTTGAAGCAAGCGAGGTATGA